From a region of the Cygnus atratus isolate AKBS03 ecotype Queensland, Australia chromosome 3, CAtr_DNAZoo_HiC_assembly, whole genome shotgun sequence genome:
- the SFT2D1 gene encoding vesicle transport protein SFT2A isoform X2, which translates to MEKLRRVLSGQDDEEQGLTAQVLDASTLSFSTRVKWFAICFIAGVVCSILGTGLLWLPKGIKLFAVFYTLGNISALASTCFLMGPLKQLKTMFEPKRLVATVVMLLCLVLTLCAVFWWNKKGLALLFCILQFLAMTC; encoded by the exons ATGGAGAAGCTGCGGCGGGTGCTGAGCGGGCAGGACGACGAGGAGCAGGGGCTGACGGCGCAG GTTCTTGATGCCTCAACGCTCAGCTTTAGTACACGAGTCAAGTGGTTTGCCATATGTTTTATTGCTGGTGTTGTGTGTTCTATTCTT ggaaCAGGATTGCTATGGCTCCCGAAGGGAATCAAgctttttgcagtgttttataccctgggaaatatttctgcattggCCAG TACATGTTTTCTGATGGGGCCACTGAAGCAACTGAAGACGATGTTTGAGCCAAAAAGATTAGTAGCTACAGTTGTAATGCTG CTTTGTCTAGTATTGACTCTGTGCGCTGTATTCTGG TGGAACAAAAAAGGTTTGGCGTTGTTATTCTGCATATTGCAGTTCTTGGCAATGACCTG ctga
- the SFT2D1 gene encoding vesicle transport protein SFT2A isoform X1 gives MEKLRRVLSGQDDEEQGLTAQVLDASTLSFSTRVKWFAICFIAGVVCSILGTGLLWLPKGIKLFAVFYTLGNISALASTCFLMGPLKQLKTMFEPKRLVATVVMLLCLVLTLCAVFWWNKKGLALLFCILQFLAMTWYSLSYIPFARDAVIKCFTSCLG, from the exons ATGGAGAAGCTGCGGCGGGTGCTGAGCGGGCAGGACGACGAGGAGCAGGGGCTGACGGCGCAG GTTCTTGATGCCTCAACGCTCAGCTTTAGTACACGAGTCAAGTGGTTTGCCATATGTTTTATTGCTGGTGTTGTGTGTTCTATTCTT ggaaCAGGATTGCTATGGCTCCCGAAGGGAATCAAgctttttgcagtgttttataccctgggaaatatttctgcattggCCAG TACATGTTTTCTGATGGGGCCACTGAAGCAACTGAAGACGATGTTTGAGCCAAAAAGATTAGTAGCTACAGTTGTAATGCTG CTTTGTCTAGTATTGACTCTGTGCGCTGTATTCTGG TGGAACAAAAAAGGTTTGGCGTTGTTATTCTGCATATTGCAGTTCTTGGCAATGACCTG gtatagTCTGTCATATATTCCTTTTGCAAG ggaTGCTGTGATTAAATGCTTCACATCCTGTCTAGGATAA
- the PRR18 gene encoding proline-rich protein 18: MGLQPRRAAGPCPRAGRAAALTGAAWARGEEPEAAPGRAASLPPARPGPAAAAASPVAVRAQPKKPPAASARKAAARPAEEKKARGAPPERAGAAAGSWPCPSGQRRPAAERERGARPQPQPQPQPRPVAAGPGGRPCEKSPGGAAALRLSLSLPPEAVRRHRYDDEEYEEDDEGAAAVDEGLVRKCTEWLRGVESAAGRDRGDRLDSLPHLGAL; this comes from the exons ATGGGGCTGCAGCCGCGGCGCGCAGCGGGGCCCTGCCCGCGGGCTGGGCGGGCCGCGGCCCTCACCGGGGCCGCCTGGGCCCGCGGGGAGGAGCCGGAGGCAGCGCCCGGCCGCGCCGCGTccctgccgcccgcccggcccggccccgccgccgccgccgcctccccggtGGCCGTGAGGGCGCAGCCCAAGAAGCCGCCGGCGGCGAGCGCCAGGAAGGCGGCGGCGAGGCCGGCCGAGGAGAAGAAGGCGCGGGGGGCGCCCCCGGAGCGGGCGGGCGCCGCGGCCGGCTCCTGGCCTTGCCCCTCCGGGCagcggcggccggcggcggagCGGGAGCGGGGGGcgcggccccagccccagccccagccccagccgcgGCCGGTGGCGGCGGGTCCCGGCGGCCGGCCCTGCGAGAAGAgccccggcggggcggcggcgctgcggcTGTCGCTGAGCCTGCCGCCAGAGGCCGTGCGG CGGCACCGCTACGACGACGAGGAGTACGAGGAGGACGACGagggggcggcggcggtggACGAGGGGCTGGTGCGGAAATGCACCGAGTGGCTGCGCGGCGTGGAGAGCGCGGCCGGCCGCGACCGCGGGGACCGGCTGGACAGCCTGCCGCACCTCGGCGCCCTCTGA